From one Sphaeramia orbicularis chromosome 9, fSphaOr1.1, whole genome shotgun sequence genomic stretch:
- the susd2 gene encoding sushi domain-containing protein 2, which yields MTVNYRLTVLLWGCFLIFSSKTASQSCMSKCGDILEQCSCHATCVSLQNCCADYNQSCVQVTPYSSSMLGGTALRIHSLLLHPNERVLCRFKGEIERNGFTDAEGQAYCVTPLLYETGWIQFGVSIDGINFDRSGEYLSVHPSKADPAFQVTLVNTTQWQNYGMQNTAERLKMTWNSSLIGAEMVNIELWGYKEFSRGTEAGTHGSVSFEAKMSYLYSLGKNLPNTGSFSFVPEPSKEHTDWELGNIRITASSISDGARDVQALWSGGHVLAWHLEQAFRDDSTAWAKNKCLQWDDLEEKLPNFLDELIDCPCTLAQARADTGRFHTDYSCDIEKGSVCTYHPGCVHCVRAIQASPTHGSGQQCCYDSSGDLVLTGDSVGGSTPDRAHDWGSPPYREPPRVPGYSHWLYDVMSFYYCCLWSDHCHIYFNRRPSSGCRSYQPPKAAAVLGDPHFITFDGFSYTFNGKGEYYLVLSPHRELSVQARTEKVKLKKGTVANATRLSSVAMKENASDVIEVRQTEGHLQVLRNQRVLPFTEQRWMDLHGVLVFSPSPQDVTVMFSSGVGVEVHVHEGTMAVTVLLPTEFTNKTQGLLGLMNSDPSDDLLTHLGHIISSADATAEQIFTFGAGWNISKTSSLFTYDSKSLLDDYYIPPSHDSTFFPAFSLPESPDDPLVADMLTMCFGEGARFCKYDTLTTRSLAVGNSTLRVFQNHQALIKVLEPVVSCGWIPVPQSGKKNGSNYLEGSTLSFSCNEGFILYGSSERTCLDDGTWTGEQPYCITDNKVGFVLGAVGSLSAFVTMGIMINLHNRKQDRERKEKLDQMEIQEQTC from the exons ATGACAGTAAACTACAGACTGACCGTTCTTCTTTGGGGATGTTTCCTTATTTTCTCATCTAAAACAGCAA GTCAATCCTGCATGTCTAAATGTGGAGACATACTGGAGCAATGTTCCTGCCATGCAACCTGTGTGTCTTTGCAGAACTGCTGTGCAGATTACAACCAATCCTGTGTTCAGGTGACCCCTTACTCCAGCTCCATGCTGGGTGGAACAGCTCTCAGGATCCACAGTTTGCTCCTTCATCCTAATGAACGTGTGCTCTGCAG GTTCAAAGGTGAGATTGAAAGAAATGGATTTACTGATGCTGAGGGCCAGGCATACTGTGTCACTCCATTATTGTACGAGACGGGTTGGATACAGTTTGGTGTCTCAATAGATGGAATTAACTTTGACAGATCTGGAGAGTACTTGTCAG tCCACCCCAGTAAAGCAGACCCTGCTTTTCAAGTCACCCTGGTGAATACAACACAGTGGCAGAACTATGGCATGCAGAACACAGCAGAACGGCTCAAGATGACTTGGAACAGCTCACTGATTGGAGCAGAGATGGTCAACATAGAACTGTGGGGCTACAAAGAGTTCAGCAGGGGCACAGAGGCAGGGACACATGGATCTGTATCATTTGAGGCGAAGATGAGCTATCTGTACTCTCTTGGCAAGAATCTGCCCAACACAGGTTCCTTTAGTTTTGTTCCTGAGCCATCGAAGGAGCACACTGACTGGGAGCTTGGGAATATCCGCATCACTGCTAGTTCTATATCTGATGGAGCAAG GGATGTTCAGGCGCTGTGGAGTGGAGGTCATGTCTTAGCCTGGCACCTGGAACAGGCTTTCAGAGATGACTCCACGGCGTGGGCCAAGAACAAGTGTCTGCAGTGGGACGACTTGGAGGAGAAGCTCCCCAACTTTCTGGATGAGCTCATTGACTGTCCATGCACTCTGGCACAGGCTCGAGCAGACACAGGCAGGTTTCAT ACTGACTATAGTTGTGATATTGAAAAGGGCAGTGTGTGCACTTATCACCCAGGTTGTGTCCACTGTGTCCGAGCAATTCAGGCCAG TCCTACACATGGATCGGGTCAGCAGTGCTGCTACGACAGTTCAGGTGATCTGGTTCTGACGGGGGATTCAGTTGGTGGCAGCACCCCAGACAGGGCTCATGACTGGGGCTCGCCTCCGTACAGGGAGCCCCCACGGGTACCTGGTTACTCCCACTGGCTCTATGATGTCATGAGTTTCTACTACTGCTGCCTTTGGTCTGACCATTGTCACATCTATTTCAACCGTCGACCTTCTAGCGGATGTCGCAGCTACCAACCCCCAAAAGCAG CTGCTGTCCTCGGGGATCCACATTTCATAACGTTTGATGGCTTCAGCTACACGTTCAACGGCAAAGGAGAGTACTACCTTGTGTTGTCACCGCACAGAGAGCTGAGTGTTCAAGCCAGAACAGAAAAGGTGAAACTTAAGAAAG GTACCGTAGCCAACGCCACGCGGCTCTCATCAGTGGCGATGAAGGAGAATGCCTCTGATGTCATCGAGGTGCGTCAAACAGAGGGTCACCTACAGGTGCTGAGGAACCAAAGGGTCTTACCATTCACCGAGCAAAGATGGATGGACCTACATG gtgTGCTGGTCTTTTCCCCGAGTCCACAGGATGTGACAGTCATGTTCTCCTCTGGTGTGGGTGTGGAGGTCCATGTGCACGAAGGAACCATGGCAGTAACCGTCCTGTTGCCGACAGagttcactaataaaacccaggGTCTCCTCGGCCTGATGAACTCTGACCCCTCAGATGACCTGCTAACTCATCTGGGACACATCATCTCCTCTGCTGATGCCACAGCAGAACAAATCTTTACCTTTGGAGCAGGCT GGAACATTTCAAAGACGTCATCCCTTTTCACTTATGACTCCAAGTCCCTTTTGGACGACTACTACATCCCACCATCCCACGACTCTACTTTTTTCCCGGCCTTTTCCCTCCCTGAGAGCCCTGACGACCCTCTGGTGGCAGACATGTTGACCATGTGCTTTGGAGAAGGAGCGCGGTTCTGTAAATACGATACGTTGACCACACGCAGCCTGGCCGTGGGAAACTCAACGCTCAGGGTTTTCCAGAATCACCAAGCCTTGATTAAAGTCCTGGAGCCAG TGGTGTCTTGTGGCTGGATTCCTGTGCCCCAAAGTGGAAAGAAGAATGGCAGTAATTACCTTGAAGGAAGCACCCTGAGCTTTTCCTGCAATGAAGGCTTTATACTGTATGGTTCATCAGAGCGCACATGTCTGGATGATGGAACCTGGACCGGAGAACAACCCTACTGTATAACAG ACAACAAGGTCGGGTTCGTACTCGGGGCCGTTGGTTCCCTCTCTGCGTTCGTCACGATGGGAATAATGATCAATCTACACAACAGAAAACAAGACAG
- the LOC115426297 gene encoding retinol dehydrogenase 14: MYVFYTILASLVTFFILKWMKKRRYCTDLKRLDGKTVLITGGNSGIGKETAISLAMRGARVIIACRDMDKAEKAVRDIKFKSHSLNVLHMELDLANLRSVREFCKNFLQSEKRLDILVNNAGMPSVLDWTDDGFSMCFGVNHLGHFLLTNLLLPRLKECAPSRVVTLTCSSYKYQKLDFQDLNYNLLPFFTYCRSKLANIYFTHELERITEGKGVSTFAVHPGYVQSGWTCHYSFLFRMLMQVIMWMFFVSSEMGAQTVIYCAVSDEAAKHSGGYFVDCRPATLRPFARDAGVAKKLWEASERLVKLA, encoded by the exons ATGTATGTTTTCTACACAATCCTCGCGTCTTTAGTTAcgttttttattttgaaatggatgaagaagaggaggtatTGTACCGACCTTAAAAGACTTGATGGAAAAACCGTTCTTATTACAG GAGGGAATTCTGGCATCGGAAAAGAAACCGCTATATCCCTGGCAATGAGAGGTGCCCGTGTTATTATCGCCTGTAGAGACATGGATAAGGCTGAGAAGGCAGTGAGGGATATCAAGTTCAAGAGTCACAGTCTGAATGTCCTTCACATGGAGCTGGACCTAGCCAACCTGCGCTCTGTCAGGGAATTCTGCAAGAACTTCCTTCAGAGTGAAAAGAGACTTGACATCTTGGTCAATAATGCAG GCATGCCCAGTGTCCTTGACTGGACAGATGATGGCTTCAGTATGTGTTTTGGCGTTAACCACTTGGGTCACTTCCTTCTAACTAATTTACTCCTGCCTCGCCTCAAGGAATGTGCCCCAAGTCGTGTGGTCACCCTCACATGTTCCAGCTACAAATACCAGAAACTGGACTTCCAGGACTTGAACTACAACCTGCTTCCCTTCTTCACTTACTGTCGCAGCAAACTGGCTAACATCTACTTCACTCACGAGCTTGAACGCATAACAGAAGGGAAAGGAGTGAGTACCTTTGCAGTGCACCCTG GTTATGTCCAAAGTGGCTGGACGTGCCATTACTCCTTCCTGTTCAGGATGTTAATGCAggtgatcatgtggatgtttttTGTGTCAAGCGAGATGGGAGCTCAGACTGTCATCTACTGCGCTGTGTCCGATGAAGCTGCCAAACACAGCGGGGGTTATTTTGTAGACTGCAGACCTGCCACTTTGCGTCCTTTTGCAAGAGATGCTGGTGTGGCAAAGAAACTGTGGGAGGCCAGTGAGAGACTGGTGAAACTGGCCTAA